A region from the Triticum urartu cultivar G1812 chromosome 1, Tu2.1, whole genome shotgun sequence genome encodes:
- the LOC125538173 gene encoding non-specific lipid-transfer protein 2-like, protein MAAKATLVCFMVMALAAALLAAPGAVEAATCSPTQLTPCAPAIIGNAAPSAACCGKLKAHPASCLCKYKKDPNLQRYVNSPNGKKVFAACKLRLPSC, encoded by the coding sequence ATGGCTGCCAAGGCGACCCTCGTCTGCTTCATGGTCATGGCCCTCGCGGCAGCGCTGCTGGCGGCGCCGGGCGCGGTGGAGGCGGCGACGTGCAGCCCGACGCAGCTGACCCCGTGCGCGCCGGCCATCATCGGGAACGCGGCGCCGAGCGCGGCGTGCTGCGGGAAGCTCAAGGCGCACCCGGCGAGCTGCCTGTGCAAGTACAAGAAGGACCCCAACCTGCAGCGCTACGTCAACTCCCCCAACGGCAAGAAGGTCTTCGCCGCGTGCAAGCTGCGCCTGCCAAGCTGCTGA